AAAAGTGCGAATCTTTCCTTCGTTGGCTATCACACAGGAATATCCTCCTGTATGTAGTAGATTGATTAATTCTTCCATTATAAAGTCCCTTGTTTCAGTTGTTCTACAAATTGGTCTATCCGATGCAATTCTTTCGGTATATCAATATTCTGCGGACAATGTGACACACACTGATTACATCCGATACAATGACTGGCCTGTCGGAGTTTGGGCACGCTGCGATCATAACCGACAAGAAATGCCCGGCGTGCTTTCGCATAATTTTCATCTTGCCCGTTTTCAGGAACATTGCCCTCGTTGACACAACGATTATAATGTAACAGTATAGCCGGAATATCCAACCCATACGGACAGGGCATACAATATTTACAGTCATTGCAAGGAATGGTAGGGTATTTCAACATTAATTGCGCCGTTTCTTCAAGAAATTCTTTTTCTTCATCAGTAAGTGGTTCCAATGGTGAATAGGTACGGAGATTATCTTGTAAATGTTCCATATAAGTCATACCGCTTAGTACGGTCAATATATCCGGAAAAGAACCGGCAAAACGGAATGCCCACGATGCAACACTGTTTTCAGGACGGCGCTGTTTGAGTCGTGCTACTAAATTATCATTCAACTTAGACAGACGTCCGCCCAACAACGGCTCCATAATAATAGAAGGGATTCCTCTTTTAGCCAATTCACCGTACAGATATTCTGCGTCGGTATTTCGGGTATTTGTCTCTTTGGCATGTTTCCAGTCAACATAGTTTAGCTGTATCTGCACAAAGTCCCACTTTATTTCATCATGCCGGGAGAGGAGATAATCATAAACTTCAATATCCCCATGATAAGAAAATCCGAGATTCCGGATACGTCCCGCTTCACGCTCTTTAATCAGGAAGTCGAGCATACCATTGTCCAGATACCGTCCTTTAAGGGCATCCATTCCTCCCATACCGATACCATGAAGCAACATATAGTCAATATAATCTACTTGAAGCTCTGTAAATGATTTATGATACATTCTAAGTGAAGCCTCACGAGACCATGTGTCCGGCGAGAAATTGGACAGTTTGGTGGCAATAAAATATTTGTCACGTGGGTGGCGGCTTAATGCAATGCCTGTTGCCTTCTCAGAAAAACCTTGCACATAAGCCGGAGATGTATCGAAATAGTTTACTCCGTGAGCAATAGCATAATCTACTAATCCATTCACCGCGTCTTGGTCGATTACCTCACCGTTACCGTCGGGAGATGGCTTAAGAGGCCAACGCATACAACCGTATCCCAAAAGTGAAACACGGTCACCTGTTGTTGGCGAAGTACGGTAGGTCATTTTATCAGTAGGTATTTCCCCTTCTCCCGATACACTATTTGATGAGGAAGTACCTTTAGAAGAACATCCGTATAATATGGCTGTTGATGTAGCTGCACTGATACCTACAATTTTAATAAAATCTCTTCTGTTTATGTTTTTTTTATTCTTTTCTTCCATAATCTCATCTCAATTTAGATTATATAATTCTATGCATCTGATGTCCTGTTACATAAATAGCACTGAAAGGACGGGACGGACATAGATTCTCACAAGCTCCGCAGCCAATACATTTTTCCGCATTCACAACCGGAATTTTGGGAGAATCCGCCATATCCGGATCGGAAACTACCATTTGGATAGCACCGGTCGGACAATGACGCGCACAGTTGCCACATTCAACTCCATCGGTCAACGGTACGCAGTTTTCTTTAATCCATACGGCATGCCCGATTTGAATGGCAGACTTATCAGCAAGGCTAGTCAGATGAATAGCGTCCGTAGGACAGACCTCCGCGCATTTTGCACATTCAGGACGACAATAGCCACGTTCATAAGACATTTCCGGCTGCATCAAAGTCAACAAATTGCCAGAAGGGCGGAGTACCTGATTAGGACAAACCGAAACACATAATTGACAGGCTGTGCAATGCTGTGCAAAATTGCGCGCACTTAATGAACCGGGAGGTAAAATGGGATTTTCCCGATGGGGAATCTTCTTGTCTTCAATGGTTGCCAGTCCGCCGTCCACTTTCTTTTCCTGTGCTTTTAGTGCGGCGGTGGTTGCGAAGATAGCCGATGCAGAAAGAAAACTGCGGCGAGCATTGTCTACTTGCTCCGTAGTAACGGATTTAGCTTTGGAGGTAGTTATCATCTCAGGTTCCGCTTCTATTTCGGGGATACGTCTTGTGTATTTAATAGCCCCTTTCTTACATTTTCCCAAGCAGTTCATACAAACGACGCAACGGCTATAATCTATTTTATGCGTTTTCGCATCAATACAGGACGCCTTACAATTACGTGCACATAATCCGCATCCGTTACATTTGGAAGTATCAATCACCGGTTTGAAGATAGAATATCGGGATATGAATCCTAATACCGTACCTACCGGACAAATCGTATTACAGTAAGTCCGTCCATTACGCCATGCCAATATAATAAGTACAATTAGAGTAACCACGGCAATAACCAAAGTAGAAAAACTTTTTATCCATACGTCCACTTCATAAAAAGCATAACTGCCGGCCCGTTCGGCAAAGTATGCCAGAAGGTTGTTTCCCCACTGCCAAACCGGAGCGAACAAAGCAGAGACCATTCGCCCATACGCGCTATAAGGTGCTATCAGAATTGCCAAAGCATTCAAGCCTACAATCATTGCAATAATAAACACTGCTAAAACGCCATAGCGGAGCCATTTCATAGCCGGAGAATAACGGAAACGATTCTTTTTACGTTTGCCGGATACCCACGAAATAGCATCCTGAAATACTCCCAAAGGACAAATGACCGAACAATAAATACGCCCGAACAAGATTGTAAGTATGATAAGGAATAATACCACACCTACATTCAAGGCTAATACAGCCGGCAGGAATTGAATTTTTGCCAGCCATCCGAACCATGTATGCAATGTCCCTGTAAAGTCGAGAAATAACAGGGTGACAAGTGTAAAACACACAATCGCGGCTGTAAGTCTGATAGTACGTAACATAATTAAATTGTTTTCTTTTTATAGTAGTTTATATCTATATTACAGATTAATCAAGCACTCATTACTTTTTTAGCATCATATACTTTATTTATACTAATAATTTATGCAGCAAATATACTCGATTTTAAATATTCGCAAAGTAGATAGATTACAGATTATTATACCAATATTACAGAATCACTGTTTATAGACGGGCTAAATCTTTTTTTGTTACCTATTATTCTTTTTTGTAAAAGCGATATCATGATATGAACATCTTATCGTCATTTTGCCTATCTTTGTGCCCCGAAGGCAAAGAACGCTCTTTTTTAATAAACTCACTATGCAGAAATTAGTCAAGAAGGAATATCAGATTCCTTTTATTCTGGTCACTTCCCTTTTCTTTCTATGGGGATTTGCACATGCTATTTTAGATGTGTTAAACAAGCATTTTCAGGATGTGATGAATATAAGCCGTGCTCATTCGGCATGGGTACAAGTCATGTTTTATCTGGGATATTTCGTCATGGCTATCCCAGCAGGACTGTTTATCAATAAATATGGCTATCGCAAAGGAGTAGTATTCGGTTTGTTGCTCTATGGTATCGGTTCGCTGCTTTTTATTCCCGGTGAATACTGGATGTCGTTTCAGTTCTTCCTTTTCTCCCTGTTTGTCATTGCCTGCGGTTTGGTATTTTTGGAAACAGCCGCCAATCCTTATATGACGGAATTAGGTGAACGGGAAACTGCCGCCAGCCGATTAAATCTGGCACAATCATTTAACGGATTGGGTTGTATCTGCGGGCCGCTTATAGGAGGTTTATTATTGTTTTCGGAAGAAGGTAGTTCGAATATCTCATTGCCATATACATTAATGGGAATCATTGTACTGGCAGTTGCTTTAGTATTTAACAAAGTCCGTTTGCCGGAGATTACCCATGAAGAAGACACGGATAAACAGGGGCAGGCACAGGGACTCTGGTCACACAAGCTTTTTATTTTTGGTATCGCAGCTTTATTCTGTTATGAAATTGCAGAAATCTCTATTAATAGTTTTTTTATTAATTATGTGGTAGATGACGGCTGGATGAACGCCCGCGATGCTTCTGTGATTCTTTCGTTCGGTGGTCTGGGGCTATTTATGTGCGGACGATTTGCCGGTAGTTGGGTGATGCGGCAGATACGGGCAGAGAAAGTATTGTTCTTTTGTGCTGTCGGTACAGTCGTAACAAGTTCTTTAATTGTACTGAATCTGGGGATCATATCACTAATAGCTCTTTTCTTGGGTTACGCTTTTGAAGCAATTATGTTTCCTACTATTTTTGCACTTTCATTACGGGGACTGGGCAATCATACCAAACGTGCATCCTCTTATTTAATGATGTCTCCCATTGGAGGGGCTGTCGGCCCCTTGCTCATGGGATATGTAGCAGACCAGACTACAATGTCCTTCTCATTCATCGTTCCGTTGCTTTCATTCATAGTGGTGATGATGTATGCATGGAAAACATTGAGATAATTAACTCCGCCTGGGGCGGTATAGAATACCGAATATATTTATCAAATATCCTGTCAGACATACTACGGGTGCTACCTTTATACGCAATCCGCTGAATATATCAGGGTTGTAGGCGGCAGGGGTACTCCCCTCACCGCTCATGAATAGATAACCTACTATTATTACTACCGAACCAATTAGCAGAATTATATAATTTCTTCTGCTAAATACTGTTTCTGTCTCTTTCTGTTTCATTATTTTTGATTTCATATTCTTCTTCCGTTTTAGTTTTTGTAATTCATAGTTGGAGCGAATAGCGCATATTTTTCCTCAAACCGCCGGTTGCTCTCTTTATATTTTTCTCCGTCTATCTTCTTCAAGAGTTCATTATATTGGTTCCATTGCCAGAATTTATAGATACAATCATTGCGAACCATTTCTATACGGTTTCCTTTTAATGAAAAAGCCCAGTTTATATAATCTTCCGCTTCAGCTATCAAATGTACAGCCAGAGTCACTGCTTTCGTTTTTTCACCCAAAGCAGCATAGGCCGTCGCTATATCATAAGAACCGCTTTCATGTGTTTCGGGAACATTATATCCCGGAATAACCTGTTCCGCATAAGCGAGTACTTTCTTTGCACGCTCATTATCTCCTTGCGCTATCAGTTCTTTGGCAAGTTGCGCAAAAAGCCTGCGATGATACCAACACGTGCGTAGTGTTGTTTCATCCAGATAGAGCCCCGGAGTATCCAGTCCGCCATATTTATATCTATTCATAACGTTGTCATAAAGCCTTTCCACATCTACTGCATAAAGTCTGTTTTCACCGACATCTCCCCACTTTTTATAGTCAAAAGGTGTAAAGCGGAATGCTAATCCTTCCTGTACAAAGTAATTGTCAAACTTCAGTTTACTGACACTTCCTACGGAAATTGCAAGATAAAGCGGACGTTCCCAATTACAGTTGGCAAGCATTTCCAGCATGAGTAAATCGACTTTAGTCAACATACGTATATCCGTTAAAGGAATATACAGTTTGTCCGGTATGGCATCCTTCAAGTCCTCCCCTTTCAAATGTCGGATTGTTTTGGGGAGCATGATTCCCGAACGGAGCAGCGCGTCCTTATCAATGTGGATATTTATCGTATCCGTAGGGATTACGTGAAACTCCGGTTTCTCTGAGAACACCCAATATTTCAAGATATTTTTTACCTCAAACGGGTCTTCTCCGAAGCTGTCACGGGCTTCCTCCGGGTGCTTCCGGTACAGTTCCTCAATTTGTTTTTTCAGTTCCGGACGTACGGCCACATATTCGTTGGTTCCTTCCTTATATTGATTTTTATTCCAGCTTATAGGCAGTCCGGGAGCATTATACAACGGGCATTGCTGTTGATAAATATACCAATCGGTCTGCGCATAACTTAGGTTACAAACACGTGCATCCCTGCGTACTTCTTCCGTATCCTGATTATACCATAGCGGGAACGTATCGTTATCTCCGTTACAAAAAATAATCGGATTTCCTTCATCGGGAAGAGTCATCAGATAGTTAGCCCCAAAGTCGCGACAAGTAAAACGGGCGCTCCGGTCATGGTCATCCCAGGTCTGGCTCGCCATTTGCACCGGAATCAATAAACAGATTGTCATTAACACACTGACTTGCACCGTCGAAGCTGTTTTCCGGCGAAGCATATCACATAATCCTGCCGCTCCTATCCCTATCCAGATAGCAAAAGCATAGAACGAACCGGCGTATGCGTAGTCCCGTTCACGCGGCTGACCGGGAGTTTGATTCAGATAAAGCACAATAGCCAGTCCCGTCATAAAGAAAAGGAAGAACAGTACACTAAACTGCTGTTTGCCTTTCTTACTGCGGTTCCATTGCCAATAGATTCCGAACAGTCCTAATAATAGCGGCAGTCCGTAAAACACATTGTGCCCTTTGTTCTGACGTAAAGATTCCGGTAACAAACTTTGGTCACCTAATCTTAAATTATCTAACCAGGAAATTCCCGTTATCCAGTTCCCATGTTCCGGTTCGCCACTCCCTTGCACATCGTTCTGCCGTCCTACAAAGTTCCATAAGAAATAGCGCCAATACATATAATTGAGCTGATAGGTAATGAAATAAGTGAGGTTTTCTTTTTGCGTGGGAGCCGCTTCGCTTCCTCCCGTCCAATTTTTGTATGAAGCAGCCATTCGCTCATTCCACATTCGGGGAAACAACATATTCTGAGTATAGCACACATCTTCTTTATACCGGATTATTTTATATTTACCTTTTTCCTTATCCGGACGATATACAGCACTTCCCTTTGTCGTTTTTACTCTGTAATAGTCACCTTCAGGCACATATTCCGGTTCGGATGCATAAGTTTTTCCATAAAGCAGAGGAGCACTTTCATACTGCTCGCGATTCAGATAACTTTTAAGTGTAAAAATGTTGTCCGGCGCATTCTCATTAAGCGGAGTATTAGCGTTGGCACGAATCAGTATCACCGCATAGGTGGTATAGCCTACGGTGAGCATAAGCAAGCACCATAAAGAAGTATGCAACATACGTTTTCGGAAACGATAAATGGCTCCGACCAGTACGAGAAATGTTAAAGTTAAAAAGACGATCAGCCCCGTATGGAAAGGAAGTCCGAACACATTGACAAAGAGCAGTTCGAACCACCCTCCCATATCAGCTATGCCAGGAATATAAACAAAAAGGATAAATACGATAAGAAGACCGGATATGACAATTGCAGCAGCTACTCCTTTAAACGATATTGCATGATACTTCTGATAATAGAAAACCAGCACAATGGCCGGGATGCAGAGCAGATTAAGCAAATGCACTCCAATTGACAGCCCAATAATAAAAGCTATCAGGATAATCCAACGGTCACCATATACCGAATCCGATTCATCTTGCCAGCGAAGAATCATCCAGAAGACCAATGCCGTAAGAAAAGAAGAGAAAGCATAAACTTCACCTTCTACCGCACTGAACCAAAATGTATCACTGAATGTATATGCCAAGGCTCCGACAAATCCCGACCCCAGAATGACGATAACATCTATCGTTGATAAATTCTGCTCTTCATTTACTATCAGGGATCTTACTAACCGGGTGATGCTCCAAAAAAGAAACAGGATGCAACCGGCACTCAACAACGCATTCAGAAAATTCACCAGCCAAGACACTTGCGATGCCTCGGAAGCAAACTGGGTAAACAGGTTTCCTACGAGCATATAGAAAGGTGCACCCGGTGGATGCCCTACTTGTAACTTTTCGGCACACGAAATAAATTCGGGACAATCCCAAAAACTAGCAGTAGGTTCAATCGTCATTCCATATACAAAAGCTGCTATTAGAAAAACAATCCACCCACTAAAATCATTCCATTTTTTAAATAATAAGTTATTCATTGCTCTGTAACTTTTTTGTTTGCAAAGTTATAGAACAAGCATATAAAAGAGAAGATTCTTATCGGACGAATACGGACACTTTATACTTATAATCAGTTGATATTCAACAACGTCACATAAACAAGCACAGACAAATGCAGACTATAATGATTTCACAATATCTTCCAACGATTCTTTAGAGTTTGCCAGCATTAATTTCTCCGTTTTTATCCTGGAGATTCTCCGGGTCAGAGTCTCAACAGTCAGTTTCATTAAATCTGCAAAACAAGTAGGCTGAACACCTTCGCGTAAAAAAGCACATACCCTCAAATCTTCTTCTGTAAGTTTCGGACTTATCTCTTTCAATTTGGATACAAGGCCGTAAACGTTTTCCTGAAGTCGTAAAAGTTCCGTCCAGTCTCTTTCTGAAAAAGACGGTATTTTGGGAGACAAAGCAGTTCGTTCCTTCAACTGACGGACTTTCGAGATAACCGGAGAATTTTCATAAATATGCTGTTGAAGGGATTGATACTTTTCTTCGAGATAATTACATTGCATCGCCAATTTGTCAGATTCAACCTCTTTCATCTGCATTTCTTCCTTAAAGGTATCCAGTTGCGAGTGTACAGACAGATGTTTCTTCCATAGCAATCCAAGCAAGAGGGACATGGCACCGAACACTCCCAAAGCGGAAGACAGAATCACGGTAGAACGGTCTTTACTGTCAATCAACATCAATTGGCTGGCATACGCTTTTCTTTCCATTTCCAGCGCTTCGTCAAAGTTGCCATATTTCTGATAATAAAGACTACATCTCCTGCAAATCTTAGTCATTTGTTCATATTCTTCTGTTTGCGCAGCTAGTCTTATTGCTTCTTTGAAATGAGTTTCAGCGTCTTTCTCCTGATTCAAATCACTTTCTACACATGCCAGATAATAATAGGCTTTTGACTTCTGAATTTCATTTCCGTATTGCTCATAATAAGACACGGCCTGACGAATCTGATGATCAGAAGAATGAGGTATATTCTTATCTTCATTGAATTGAGTACAAAGCAAATTGTATTCTGCAAGTTGCGCCTCATTCATTTGGTTCATTTGAATAGTTTCAAGAATAATGGATGCCGTATCCGGATCTTGCTCCATTAATTGAGCAGCTTTATCTAATCCTTGTTTCACATTAGTCCCCTCCGGATGACATGCGGCCAAAGAGAGGACAAATACATACAATAAAATTCGAAGATTACTCATAGTCTCAATTTTTAATCTCTACATACAAATATGCGACAAATTTATAAGATTATTGTTAGAGTAGCGAATATTTCTTCCTTCTTTTAGTAAACTCTAAACTTGATATAGTATAAAATTAATCGTCTGATAACTGTTATTCTTTCGTCTAAATTTACTTTCTATACTTTTCTTGATAAATATCAAGGAACAGCAAGCAGTTAATTAGGAAGATAAGCTGTATCTTTGTAGCAATAAAAAATATATCATGATTAAGAACATTGTATTCGATTTTGGTGGAGTTATTGTAGACATTGACCGTGATAAAGCCGTTCAGGCATTTATCAAACTGGGATTGACGGATGCAGACAGTCGGTTGGATAAATATCATCAAACCGGAATATTTCAGGAATTGGAGGAAGGTAAACTTAGCGCTGATGAATTTAGAAAACAACTGGGAGATTTATGCGGACGAGAGCTTACTATGGAAGAAACCAAACAGGCATGGCTGGGCTTCTTCAACGAAGTAGATTTGCGCAAACTTGATTATATGTTGGAATTACGGAAGTCTTATCATGTATATATTCTTAGTAATACCAATCCTTTTGTCATGTCATGGGCTTGTAGCCCCGAATTTTCCTCAAGGAAGAAGCCATTGAATGATTATTGTGACAAGCTGTATCTATCTTATCAGGTAGGACATACAAAACCTGCACCGGAAATATTCGACTTTATGATAAAGGATTGTAATATAATTCCTTCCGAAACTTTATTTGTAGATGACGGAACTTCAAATATCCACATGGGCAAAGAGCTGGGATTCGAAACTTTCCAACCCCGGAACGGAACTGATTGGAGAGCAGAACTGACTGCTATATTAGAGGAGTAATAATTGGC
The nucleotide sequence above comes from Bacteroides caccae. Encoded proteins:
- a CDS encoding sugar MFS transporter, whose protein sequence is MQKLVKKEYQIPFILVTSLFFLWGFAHAILDVLNKHFQDVMNISRAHSAWVQVMFYLGYFVMAIPAGLFINKYGYRKGVVFGLLLYGIGSLLFIPGEYWMSFQFFLFSLFVIACGLVFLETAANPYMTELGERETAASRLNLAQSFNGLGCICGPLIGGLLLFSEEGSSNISLPYTLMGIIVLAVALVFNKVRLPEITHEEDTDKQGQAQGLWSHKLFIFGIAALFCYEIAEISINSFFINYVVDDGWMNARDASVILSFGGLGLFMCGRFAGSWVMRQIRAEKVLFFCAVGTVVTSSLIVLNLGIISLIALFLGYAFEAIMFPTIFALSLRGLGNHTKRASSYLMMSPIGGAVGPLLMGYVADQTTMSFSFIVPLLSFIVVMMYAWKTLR
- a CDS encoding DUF3098 domain-containing protein, which produces MKSKIMKQKETETVFSRRNYIILLIGSVVIIVGYLFMSGEGSTPAAYNPDIFSGLRIKVAPVVCLTGYLINIFGILYRPRRS
- a CDS encoding 4Fe-4S binding protein, yielding MLRTIRLTAAIVCFTLVTLLFLDFTGTLHTWFGWLAKIQFLPAVLALNVGVVLFLIILTILFGRIYCSVICPLGVFQDAISWVSGKRKKNRFRYSPAMKWLRYGVLAVFIIAMIVGLNALAILIAPYSAYGRMVSALFAPVWQWGNNLLAYFAERAGSYAFYEVDVWIKSFSTLVIAVVTLIVLIILAWRNGRTYCNTICPVGTVLGFISRYSIFKPVIDTSKCNGCGLCARNCKASCIDAKTHKIDYSRCVVCMNCLGKCKKGAIKYTRRIPEIEAEPEMITTSKAKSVTTEQVDNARRSFLSASAIFATTAALKAQEKKVDGGLATIEDKKIPHRENPILPPGSLSARNFAQHCTACQLCVSVCPNQVLRPSGNLLTLMQPEMSYERGYCRPECAKCAEVCPTDAIHLTSLADKSAIQIGHAVWIKENCVPLTDGVECGNCARHCPTGAIQMVVSDPDMADSPKIPVVNAEKCIGCGACENLCPSRPFSAIYVTGHQMHRII
- a CDS encoding HAD family hydrolase is translated as MIKNIVFDFGGVIVDIDRDKAVQAFIKLGLTDADSRLDKYHQTGIFQELEEGKLSADEFRKQLGDLCGRELTMEETKQAWLGFFNEVDLRKLDYMLELRKSYHVYILSNTNPFVMSWACSPEFSSRKKPLNDYCDKLYLSYQVGHTKPAPEIFDFMIKDCNIIPSETLFVDDGTSNIHMGKELGFETFQPRNGTDWRAELTAILEE
- a CDS encoding glycosyltransferase family 117 protein, producing MNNLLFKKWNDFSGWIVFLIAAFVYGMTIEPTASFWDCPEFISCAEKLQVGHPPGAPFYMLVGNLFTQFASEASQVSWLVNFLNALLSAGCILFLFWSITRLVRSLIVNEEQNLSTIDVIVILGSGFVGALAYTFSDTFWFSAVEGEVYAFSSFLTALVFWMILRWQDESDSVYGDRWIILIAFIIGLSIGVHLLNLLCIPAIVLVFYYQKYHAISFKGVAAAIVISGLLIVFILFVYIPGIADMGGWFELLFVNVFGLPFHTGLIVFLTLTFLVLVGAIYRFRKRMLHTSLWCLLMLTVGYTTYAVILIRANANTPLNENAPDNIFTLKSYLNREQYESAPLLYGKTYASEPEYVPEGDYYRVKTTKGSAVYRPDKEKGKYKIIRYKEDVCYTQNMLFPRMWNERMAASYKNWTGGSEAAPTQKENLTYFITYQLNYMYWRYFLWNFVGRQNDVQGSGEPEHGNWITGISWLDNLRLGDQSLLPESLRQNKGHNVFYGLPLLLGLFGIYWQWNRSKKGKQQFSVLFFLFFMTGLAIVLYLNQTPGQPRERDYAYAGSFYAFAIWIGIGAAGLCDMLRRKTASTVQVSVLMTICLLIPVQMASQTWDDHDRSARFTCRDFGANYLMTLPDEGNPIIFCNGDNDTFPLWYNQDTEEVRRDARVCNLSYAQTDWYIYQQQCPLYNAPGLPISWNKNQYKEGTNEYVAVRPELKKQIEELYRKHPEEARDSFGEDPFEVKNILKYWVFSEKPEFHVIPTDTINIHIDKDALLRSGIMLPKTIRHLKGEDLKDAIPDKLYIPLTDIRMLTKVDLLMLEMLANCNWERPLYLAISVGSVSKLKFDNYFVQEGLAFRFTPFDYKKWGDVGENRLYAVDVERLYDNVMNRYKYGGLDTPGLYLDETTLRTCWYHRRLFAQLAKELIAQGDNERAKKVLAYAEQVIPGYNVPETHESGSYDIATAYAALGEKTKAVTLAVHLIAEAEDYINWAFSLKGNRIEMVRNDCIYKFWQWNQYNELLKKIDGEKYKESNRRFEEKYALFAPTMNYKN
- a CDS encoding aldo/keto reductase, coding for MEEKNKKNINRRDFIKIVGISAATSTAILYGCSSKGTSSSNSVSGEGEIPTDKMTYRTSPTTGDRVSLLGYGCMRWPLKPSPDGNGEVIDQDAVNGLVDYAIAHGVNYFDTSPAYVQGFSEKATGIALSRHPRDKYFIATKLSNFSPDTWSREASLRMYHKSFTELQVDYIDYMLLHGIGMGGMDALKGRYLDNGMLDFLIKEREAGRIRNLGFSYHGDIEVYDYLLSRHDEIKWDFVQIQLNYVDWKHAKETNTRNTDAEYLYGELAKRGIPSIIMEPLLGGRLSKLNDNLVARLKQRRPENSVASWAFRFAGSFPDILTVLSGMTYMEHLQDNLRTYSPLEPLTDEEKEFLEETAQLMLKYPTIPCNDCKYCMPCPYGLDIPAILLHYNRCVNEGNVPENGQDENYAKARRAFLVGYDRSVPKLRQASHCIGCNQCVSHCPQNIDIPKELHRIDQFVEQLKQGTL